CGAGCAGGACGGTGAGGAGGGACTGGACGACaacgatgaggaggagcagccggAGGAGATCCGCCTGTTAAAATACCACCACGCGTTCCTCCTCCAAGAGCGTGAGAAGGCCAACACTGagatggagcagcagctgcaggaggagggggaggagcaggaggaggaggaggtgagtccTCATCCATGTGAGGCACGATCCGCCTGGTGCACTGACCCACCTCTCTTTCCCACTGACCAGATCGTAGTCGGTCCGGACGGCCTCCCAGGTTACCATCACGTCGTGGCGCTGGCTCTTGCCCTCGCCGAGCTCAGGCACCGGCCCTTTGTGTCCCAGAGGCAGGCCAACGACATCATTGCCCTGTGGCAGCGCTTGCCTGACAGGGACAAGCAGACGGTGTCCTTCCTGCCGCGTCATCGGGACAGGTTCGTCCAGGGCCATTTTCAGACAAGCCACATGCGCGCTGACACGGCTTTGGCCGTGGATAGCGTGAAGTGGTAAGTCAACGTCGGACTCAACAGTTCGTAAGCTAATGCTGTACTCGTGTGTGCGCTTCTGCCTGCAGTACCGTCCCTGGTAAGGGGGCGGGAGCGGCGCAGTCTCCCAAGGTGAGCAGGTTAGTGGAGGCCCTCTTGCTGCAGCTGTGCCGGGCCCGAGAAGATGAGGGCACAACGATCGCTGGGGTCCGCGTTCATCGTTGGGGCGGCGTTATTAGGGATTACAAAATGATCCGTGAAAATGTAGTGACCTGTCACACCTTGATGGCAAACACTCATATCGCCCTGTATGAGGTGAACCAGCGGACCGTGTCATCCTGGTGAGTGCTCCCGTGTCAGTCTCCTGAAGAATTGGCATAGCCAATGTTGACATGTTTGTTTGACTCTTTCTCTCAGGTACAATGAACGCTCCAAGGCCGCAGCGAGGGAGACGCTGCAATCAAGTGTAACATCCCCCAGTGCCCCAAAGACATCCGAGTCCCTTCCCACTGCCCAGAATCTGCTGCCTGAGGCCGTACAGCCGGACCGGCCCATGCAACACAACCTGTCCGCTGACGAGTCTGGTCTGGCAGTGACCTCCGTCGAGCGTGCCGGAACGTCGTTTTCCTCAGTTGACACCCTCTCAGCCGCCCCCGCCACCACCAGCCCCTCGTCCTCCGCCGCCggtccctccacctcctccagctcgcaCCCCGCCAGAACAGTCTCCCGTACGACGCTGTGGAGGTGGAAAGTACAACAGGAGAGAGCCCGAGTGGCCCAGGAAAAGGACAGTTCCGCGACCCCCAAGAAGGTCAGGCGTGTGTTCAACTGTAGCTACTGTGGCCAGCCAAAGACACGTATGACTGGCCACAGCAGATACAAGAAGGTGTCTTTCTGCTCCCAGTCTGATGGCCGAACAGTGGAACAGTGGCACGCTGACATGGtgcgtgaggaggaggaggcctctGCCCAGAACCGTCCTTCTACAAGTGGCACCTAAACATGTGCAAGAGGCACTCACAACACACCTGGGTGCTTGTAAATAGCTGTTGAAGTTTGTGTTCAACTGTTGATGTGGTCAACATATGACCACTTGTTAATTATTTGTGTAGGTTGTGTATGGTTTTGCTTGTTTGCATGTGTCACGTTATTGTAAGCGAAACACATTCATACAGCGTTTGTTAATAAAATTGAAGTGTGAATATACAAGTGTACGTCTGGCGTCTCTGTCATGACATGGTGTCACAATGAAGGGTGAATGCTACAGGACCCCTGGGGAGTTCACAACGTAGAGCACCCGGCTCTGAGCATCCTCCTTACCATTACAACTTGTGAAGCCGTCCACCAAAACAGGAGCTCCCTCCTTTGTTATGGAGATCAATACAAGGCATATATGGCGAGGCCagtcaactgagagacatgGAGGATTTAGCCGACACCATTGAAGGTTTGGACTCACCAAATTTGTATTTGATTTTTCGTTACATTTCCTCTCAGAGGTCATCAGAGAGGTCATCGTTCGAGTGGCCTCCTGGACTCCTGCCGTCGGCCAAGATGTGGAGGATGTGGACAACACCACAGGTCATTGCGAGAGTTGTCTATCCACCCATGAGGGTCACCTTGTACCAGAAGTGCTCGGCCTCCAAGAGGGACTCGACTGTACATAAAGAGTGCCATGGGAGCCAGACTGAAGTGAAGCGTTTTtagtttcaaatattttttattgattttagaaAACATAGACACATTGaagtaaatgaaaacatatatatatatatatatatatatatatatatacccatTCATATAGACACATGTACATATACATACAAGTCAAGTGTgtcaaaaaaaatagaaataaaaagcaacaacaaaaataaaaataaacatcaaaaccaTATCCCTTACCTCCCTTTACCTACGTCAGTTGAGAGTTTAGTTTCCCATCTTTAGACGTCACACAGCACAAATAGTTTAAGGACACAAAAgttaatcattaaacaaagctggatgTCGGGTTCATACctttataaaaatataaacacaccTTGAGTAATGTGATGTTCAATACAGATTGGACAAATAATGACGTTCAATGGTACAGATTATAGTGTCTTGAGGTTctcaaaatacagaataaaaggTCTGTAAATGAGATTTGTTTAACCGAGGTCGTTTGCCTTTCCATATATACGAGGATATGATGGAGTCTACTGAGTCAAAAAAGGATTTGGGGATGAAAGTAGGTATGGTTTGAAAGAGATACAGAAATTTGGGAAGTACGTTCATTTTAATAGAGTTTACTCGGCCAATGAGAGTGGTAGATAGAGGCGACCAGTGAGTGAGGCTCTTCTTTACTTGATATAGCAACTTAAGGAAGTTCACTTCAAAAAGctctttgtgttttcttgttacTGTAGTGCCAAGATACGTAAACTGGTTTTTGACAATCTTGAATGGAagatttaaatgatttattacTTCATCACCGTTAATTGGAAGAAGCTcacttttgtttatgtttaacttGTAACCAGAAAATTGACTAAATTTTTGGAGTAGTAACATAAAGGGCTGAATAGAACAATCTCAGTCAGAAATGTAGACCAGTAGGTCATCCGCATATAATGAGACCTTGTGTTCAACACCATTCCTCCATATCCCTGATATGTCTTTGCAGCTACGTAGGGCGATGGCTAATGGTTCAAGAGCTAGATCAAATAATAATGGGCTGAGTGGGCAACCCTGTCGTGTTCCCCGCTGTAATTGAAAGGGTTCCGACTGTTGGCCATTAGTTAAGATAGATGCAGTTGGGCACAAGTAAAGTATTTTAATCCAAGAAATAAAGTTTCCTCCAAAACCAAATTTCTCTAATATTACAAAAAGGTATTTCCATTCAACACGATCGAACGCTTTCTCTGCATCTAAGGAGAGCACGCACTCTGACGCATGTACAGCAGGAGAATACAGGATGTTAAAAAGACGTCTGGTATTAAAATAGGAATAGCGGTTTTTAATGAAGCCTGTTTGATCCTCACGAACAATTGTGGGTAGGACTTTTTCCAACCTACGGACCAGAAAGTGAAGCGTTTTTGAAGAGTATGTCACTAGTATGACTTCAACACTTTACTACAACCTAGAGAGGGAGGTCAGAGAATCAGACCAGTTGATTCTCAAAAACATTGATCCTGAGATATTAGCAAACACTGGCCATTTATCCTCCAGTTCTGTCTCCCTTACATCAGGTGAAATGTGTAGGTTTAAGACTTCCTCAATGCGTACTTTCCAACGACAACATCAGTTGAAGTCAGCAGAGTTTGATCCTTACTGCCTCCCCCTTCTGAGATACCTGACAATTTTCCAGAAGTGCCTTTTACTGATCGAAAGCCTTCTCCAAACTCCTCCGACTCCCTATGTTTAGATATAGCAACAGCCAAATCAGAGCAATGGGGTCATATATATTTGTCAAAATGCCAAAAATCGAcactttttcaaaactcaaaaaattaCTTAAAACAACTTCTGTCAACGTCTGGCGTCCCAGGACCTTGTGAACATCAAGGAAAGCAAAGAAAGCGATTAAAGTCAACAAAAACCTTTCACCTTAGTACTGATGCAGAAATAAGAGTTAATCTCTGGCTGTTGACTGTTGACCTCAAAAGCCTGTGACGTCATTTCGATTTCAAAGTGAAGTTATGAATGAAAATACATGACTGAAGCTGTCAACTCTCTTTATATTCGCTGCATTAACATCTTCAATATTGATCTGGATTTACTCACTgtgattcaaaacaaaaatagctgATTCCATTACGGAAggaatgtatttaaaaacaaactcaaacatttattcacaaattaTTATGGATATTGCCGTTACAAAATATAACTTTGTAGAATAAGACGCAAAGTCTCTGATTTCTTGTGATCGCTGTACCTCTAAGCATATTTGCTGAGTTATGTTGTTGTAATTCTGATAGTTCAGTAAAAAACTTATTTAATAACACTGAAGCTGggaccacttcagacagctcatgCACCTGTCATCTTTGTCGTCACAGCTTGTGTCCACTGGGTGGGGTTCTCTCTCTGCTGAGCGTCGTGCATGGGCCAGGATTTTAGGTCGAACATCACCACATGACGACTTTATGGGGTGACTTTCTGTCGCTCCTGCACGTCTTTCAATTCAAAAACCTGAACCGAACTTTAGACTAGTGCTGTGGGGAGTGATAACTAACGTAAACTCAATTCAATTTTATGATTCTGTTGTGATTCCCGGAAACCACCTGTCACATCATCATTTAAAGTCTTAAAGGTTACTGCTAACATGGTATTGAGTTCTCAAGAGTTGCACAGTCCTTGACTTTCATGTTCGGGGGCGACTCACTCTGGactctgtgaaactgccaataGTGGGTGGCCGTCCACCCAGGAATGTAACTTACATTTTGCTACTTCATTGTTATAGCATTTCTTTGATGGCGGCGCCTTGTCAGGCAGCGGCTACTGAGGCTCCCggtaacaaagccaaatgtatgtataatacaatgaaaatgaaacaatcaacgaacgaacgaacaaacagtggaaacggcgcaatgcgtttattaggatatgaccggcaaacgattattaatctgagggatttcaacggcttttatcccgttagcgcggagacacggacgacgctacacgacctcggtctgttccaccggtcggatccaaggatctacagcatagcgaagccccgccagtcagattcagagacctacagcacagcgaagcccctccccagcagcagggatcatcatcacgggggacatcggaggcggtgcgagaggaagcagaagcgcgGTTGCCGCGGCGGAATTAAGGCTAAGCTAAATGCTAACCCGTTCCGCTCGCCGCTCCCGTCGGTCCTGCTCTCTAACGTGCGCTCGCtagaaaacaaactggactatttgaaactggacttgaacacccgaagggagacacggaactgttgcgtgctgatcctcacggagacgtggctcaactcttctgtcccggacaccgctattagcctggaagggctaacagcgttcagggcggacaggaaccacgtgctcacaggtaaaacccggggagggggtgtctgcatctacatcaacaacaactggtgtatcaacacaactctggtctccagtcactgctgtgtggacatagagtttctgattgtgaaatgcagacccttctacttgccacgtgagttcaccagcgtcacagtggtggccctgtacatccctccaagcgctgactgcaaacaggccctgagtgtcctccatcaagccatcagcgacgtgcagtccacacacccggagagtgtcttcattgtggcaggggactttaaccaggccaatatgaagactgtgcttccagcctttcaccagcatgtggacttcgctactcgtggggagaacaccctggacctggtctacaccaacatcaagaaggcgtacagagctgtccctcgtcctcacctcggctcctcagatcatctctctgtgttgctggtccctgcataccagcccctgctcatcagagagaaaccagcagtgaggacagtgagagtgtggccagagggagccatgtcagcccttcaggactgttttgaacgtactgactggagcatgttcaaGGATGCTGCTACGGACTGTAGTCAGCAAACAGACGTGGAGGAGTATGCGTCAGTGGTGACTGGCTACATCCACTGGTGCATGGAGAGGGTCACAGTCAACAAGACCATCGTCACTcgggccaatcagaagccttggatgacgaaagaggtgcgtgatagactgagggagcgaaatgctgcgttcaaatctggagatggagcggcactcagatcagcgagggcgaatctgaaccgtgaaatccgggcagcgaagcgcgcccacagtcggaaggtccaaggcttctttcagaatgccagcaacaccaggcaactgtggcagggcatccagacggtcacaggctataaagcctctccccctccctgccgtgacgacatcagcttcctcaatgagctgaataacttctttggaaggtttgaagctctcaataccaaccctgcgaggaaagctgccccccactctgacgaacagacgctcagactggacaccgctacggtgcagagaactctgaggaaggtgaacgcaagtaaggctgcaggccctgacaacattcctggacgactgattaaggaatgtgctgaccagctgtcccaagtgctcacggacatcttcaacacctctctgacccaggcggtcgtccctccatgtttcaagtcggccataattattcctgtgcccaagaaaccgaccaccacgtgtctgaacgactttcgccccgttgcactaacatccaccatcatgaagtgcttcgagagggtggtgaaggaccacatcgtctccatactccccgcctcattcgacccgttccagtttgcgtaccagccgaaccgctccactgaggacgccatctccactgctctccacctgagcctggagcacctagagaagaagaacgctctggttcggatgctgttcctggacttcagctcagcttttaataccatcatcccacaggacctggtacataaattggagcaactaggagtggagacctccatgtgcaactggctgctggactttctcaccaacagaacccagtctgtccgagtaggaagtaacacgtcaagtgttatctcccagaacatcggctcccctcagggatgtgtcctcagcccactgctgttcactctgctgacccacgactgtcgccccaagtatagcagcaaccacatcctgaagtacgcggacgacacaatggttgtgggtctcatccaggacaatgatgaactggcctacagggaggaggtgcaacatctggtggactggtgtgagacaaacaatctggccctgaatctcgacaagacaaaggagattgtcgtggacttcgggagatcaagacacagccatgcccctctttacatcaacgacagggctgtggaagtggtgagtacaaccaaatacctgggtgtgcacatcacagacgatcttagctggtcactccacacctcctccctggcaaagaaggcacagcagcgtctgcacttcctgaggcggatgagaagagcttccctgcccccccccatcctgaccaccttctacagagggacaatcgagagcctgctgaccagctgcatctccgtctggtctgggagctgcagtgcatcagactggaagtctctgcagagggtggtgaggacagcggagaaaatcaccgggaccccgctccctgccatcaaggatatagcagatattcgctgcttatccagggcacaaaggatcatcgcggactctactcatccaaactatgcactgttctccctcctgccatctggcagacggttccgtagcatccgatgcagaaccaccagattcaggaacagttttgttcctggtgctgtcaggttgctgaacatgggacaatagctgcaatactgtttatttgttcaattgtacatcctctggactggcacttatctgttattattttattattatttatctatctatttatttttggacatttcgtttgtttttggaaactggaggcctcagaccgaaatttcgttgccatcatatagaaatatgttttgtgcaatgacaataaagaaagtctaagtctaagtctaagtctataagACAGTGTAACCATGACATTATCTGcatgaaatgttttcaatgtatttttgtctttatttttgacaGGCAAAAATAGCAATGGAAGAATTCAATTCAAAATGGGAAATAAAGCGTAAACTATAAAAGCACCCAGAGAGCGCAAACTCCCACCAACCAGTGTAAGTCCACCCCCAATGACAAAATATCCTTAAAAAAACGTTCCTGGATCCGAATACCAATCTGGTATACGACAAAATTTAAACAAACACGCAAGTGTTAGTAATGCTCACTTTGGAAATCCCCCACTAAAATCCGGATCAGTCTTTGATATCTTGTAGAACCTGCTGGAAAATTGTCCTCATTTCGGACCTATTAGCTGACCAGATTGGTCAGTTCCAGAGGTGAGTGAAGGGGGCTGAAGTGTGGTGGGGGAGAACTTGAAGATCAGAGGACCTGCTGAGGTCGGATGGTGCAAGCTGCCCAGAGTGAGGTGCAGACCTTGCACTGCCTACTGGGTCAGAAGGGGTGGGTCAGTGGTCAAATGACAAGCGCTAGTAGGTTTGCGCTCGGGTGACCATTGAGTTGTCAGAGGATTGAAGATCTGTGGACAAGATCTTTTAATCACTGGACTCATGCACATTTGCCTCAGATGTTGAAAAACTGATTTGTAGAGTCGTCGTGTGGTGACCTCAACACTGAACCTCTTTGCTGAGCAAGTTTCTGCCTTTGTTCCATCCACTGACTTCCGTTACATCAGCCACTTTGAAGTCCCTTGAGGCAGTAGAGATAAGTGTTGGTCGGACGCCCTTCACACGTCCAAAGGTGTCCGCTCAGACAACACTACCTTGTCTTGGCTCAGTATGGGAACAGTTTAAAAGCAAAGTTGGGCTGTTTTGGCCtgaagaggtgaagaacaaTCTGATCCAGTTCAGCGACGACACCTGTGAACAGGACAGCTGACCAGTCCAGAACTTCAGACCACATTTCTGTCGTCACTGTTTACATGTGTGAGTTTCACTCGAGGGTTAAACATGTTTACTGCGGACAGTGACGACAGTCGCGGCAGAAAAACAGGTTGTGTTGTCAGCATTCATCAAAGCGCTTCAAAACTCAGGTTATCAGCGGCGGTTAAAGTCTAACATGAGGAAACAGTCGCTCACACATGTTCCAGGACTGTTTTCAATAAACATCACGGAGGGGAAGTGTTGCACAAGCACAATACATAGGCCGCACATGTGCCTGGTCACTTGAGTATGTTACCACCAAAGTCACACTCTAGCTAGTTCCCTGTTGGCGTAACATCAGGCCTCTCATTCACATATCAGTCTCCATGATAACATGTTTCTTGATCCAAGATGAGCAAGCTTCTTTCCTCATCCAACGTCTTCATGACAGTGAGAGTCAGTCGTGTCCACACACTGACCTGACGTGACGTCAGGCCTGATAGCGTTATCGGCTTTTCTTCGCGATCCTCGATAAGCCATTCAGTCGATCTCGTCGCACTTAAGCGTGTAAACAGAATGTAAGGCAACACGGTTTTCTGCTGAACCATCAACAAGTTCAGGTCTTCGGGTCAGCTCTATGAATGACGGATGATAAATGTTGATGCAACAGAGCAGATGAGGGTGTTATGTCACGTTCGTGTTCATCCTTTGTTAGAGCTGTGAGAGGGTGGAAGTGAGCGCACAAGTTCATGTGTCTTCACTCTGAACTGGGCTCATGAGTCAAATGGATTCAGGTGCTCAAGTCACCTTGCTTCCACTGGCTCCACCTGCATGAGAAAGGTTTGCGACGGCTGCAAATTGGATTAGCTGCTCGCGGACAGATGTTCAATTCTAGAATCAAAGCTGAGTTCCACATCTGTGCCGTCATGTTAAGAAAAGGAGGCTTGTAGCGGCTATTAGCCAGCTGTCATCAGTCTCACGCCAACCCTCCCATTGGTCAAGCATTTAAAGCCAAGTCACTTTATATATTCTCTACAGGTGTCCTCAAAACACAGCTGTTTTGATTGACACCGGATGCGCCGCTTGTCTTGGTGGGCAGTCAGATAAGTAAGCAGCCCATTGGTTCATTCTCAAACTTGACCGTGGGGTGGTCCAATTACAGCAACAACATATAAAGCTTACTGCCCCCAAGTGACTGTGTGCCAATTGTGTCTGAAACTCAGATATTCCCAGTCTCGTCCCctggtgatgtcatctgctGTAGGATTTCCAAGTCATTTCCACCTGAGTATGCCAtgcaagatggcttccccaaacgtAGACAAGAAGTAGaggttttgaat
Above is a window of Synchiropus splendidus isolate RoL2022-P1 chromosome 6, RoL_Sspl_1.0, whole genome shotgun sequence DNA encoding:
- the LOC128761063 gene encoding uncharacterized protein LOC128761063, yielding MEEIWRTQRQHLDCIQDPAGVALYTQTGEITKGGVKLPVYRCARGSTSLQSFHLHLWRFIPGTSASDVHFQVYLLEGLARWNEDRGRASVKEANMSAVRCSNAQLVDSFSHDTQMFLGKTLVETYTVPREYTGELIGVEYLYSQTGAVLQQDLGDPDEEESSEGFEQDGEEGLDDNDEEEQPEEIRLLKYHHAFLLQEREKANTEMEQQLQEEGEEQEEEEIVVGPDGLPGYHHVVALALALAELRHRPFVSQRQANDIIALWQRLPDRDKQTVSFLPRHRDSTVPGKGAGAAQSPKVSRLVEALLLQLCRAREDEGTTIAGVRVHRWGGVIRDYKMIRENVVTCHTLMANTHIALYEVNQRTVSSWYNERSKAAARETLQSSVTSPSAPKTSESLPTAQNLLPEAVQPDRPMQHNLSADESGLAVTSVERAGTSFSSVDTLSAAPATTSPSSSAAGPSTSSSSHPARTVSRTTLWRWKVQQERARVAQEKDSSATPKKVRRVFNCSYCGQPKTRMTGHSRYKKVSFCSQSDGRTVEQWHADMVREEEEASAQNRPSTSGT